One part of the Calypte anna isolate BGI_N300 chromosome 12, bCalAnn1_v1.p, whole genome shotgun sequence genome encodes these proteins:
- the USP4 gene encoding ubiquitin carboxyl-terminal hydrolase 4 isoform X4, which translates to MAAAEGGGSGSGSGGEGRADTTVQRAELGPLLAMALRPGESWYLVDSRWFKQWKKYVGFDSWDMFGAGDPSLYPGPVDNSGLFSDPETQSLKENLIDELDYVLVPTEAWNKLVTWYGCIEGQQPIVRKVVEYGLFVKHYKVEVYLLELKLCESSDPDNVISCHFSKADTLATIEKEMRKLFNISDEKETRLWNRYMSNTYEQLSKLDSTVQDAGLYQGQVVVIDVKREDGTWPGQHFLTKKPLPYGLEGFYKE; encoded by the exons ATGGCGGCGGCCGAgggcggcggcagcggcagcggcagcggcgGAGAGGGGCGGGCGGACACGACGGTGcagagggctgagctggggccCCTGCTGGCCATGGCCCTAAGGCCGGGGGAGTCTTG GTACCTGGTGGACAGCCGCTGGTTCAAGCAGTGGAAGAAGTACGTGGGCTTCGACAGCTGGGATATGTTCGGCGCGGGCGATCCCAGCCTTTACCCGGGGCCTGTGGACAACTCGGGTCTCTTCAGCG ATCCAGAAACTCagagtttaaaagaaaatctcattGATGAGCTGGATTATGTACTCGTTCCCACCGAAGCCTGGAATAAACTGGTAACGTGGTATGGCTGCATAGAAGGGCAGCAGCCTATTGTGAGAAAA GTGGTGGAATATGGTCTGTTTGTGAAGCACTATAAGGTTGAAGTTTATCTTCTTGAGCTGAAGCTGTGTGAGAGCAGTGATCCTGACAATGTGATTAGCTGCCACTTCAGCAAAGCAGATACTCTTG CTACCATcgagaaagaaatgagaaaactaTTTAATATCTCAGATGAGAAGGAAACTAGGCTATGGAACAGGTACATGAGTAACACTTATGAGCAGCTCAGCAAGCTGGATAGCACAGTGCAAGATGCAGGGCTCTATCAGGGTCAG GTTGTTGTAATAGACGTGAAACGTGAAGATGGCACATGGCCTGGGCAGCATTTCCTGACAAA
- the GPX1 gene encoding glutathione peroxidase 1, whose product MAASVAEGLWAMSARPLGAAEPLSLGSLRGKVLLVVNVASLUGTTTRDFLQLNELQKRFGPRGLQVLGFPCNQFGHQENAKNEEILLSLEHVRPGNGYKPNFIMFEKCEVNGKDAHPLFTFLKEALPFPHDDRSSLMTNPQYIIWSPVCRNDISWNFEKFLIGPDGVPFKRYSRHFETIKIQDDIELLLQKVSKNVPE is encoded by the exons ATGGCGGCGTCGGTAGCTGAGGGTCTGTGGGCGATGTCGGCGCGGCCGCTGGGCGCAGCGGAGCCGCTGTCGCTGGGCTCGCTGCGGGGGAAGGTGCTGCTGGTGGTCAACGTGGCGTCTCTCTGAGGTACCACCACCCGCGACTTTCTGCAGCTCAACGAGCTGCAGAAGCGGTTCGGCCCCCGCGGGCTGCAAGTCCTCGGCTTCCCCTGCAACCAATTCGGGCACCAG GAAAATGCTAAGAACGAGGAGATCTTGCTTTCGCTGGAGCACGTTCGTCCTGGCAACGGGTACAAGCCCAATTTCATCATGTTCGAGAAGTGCGAGGTGAACGGGAAGGACGCTCACCCCCTCTTCACCTTCCTGAAAGAGGCGCTGCCCTTCCCGCACGACGACCGCTCCTCGCTGATGACCAACCCGCAGTACATCATCTGGTCCCCCGTCTGCCGCAACGACATCTCCTGGAACTTCGAGAAGTTCCTCATCGGCCCTGACGGCGTGCCCTTCAAACGCTACAGCCGGCACTTTGAAACCATCAAGATCCAGGATGATATTGAGTTGCTTCTGCAGAAGGTTTCCAAGAATGTTCCCGAATAA